A window of the Oscillospiraceae bacterium NTUH-002-81 genome harbors these coding sequences:
- a CDS encoding single-stranded DNA-binding protein, producing MNKWVGIGRLVADPEVRYSQGENAICIARYRLAVNRRFKRDNEPEADFISCVTFGKNGEFAEKYLHKGMKIAVSGRIQTGSYTDKDGVKHYTTDIVVEEHDFCESKGTSGRNDAGPAPTPAPEVGDGFMSIPDGIDEELPFT from the coding sequence ATGAATAAATGGGTGGGCATCGGGAGATTGGTTGCTGATCCTGAAGTGAGATATTCCCAGGGTGAAAATGCTATCTGCATTGCACGGTATCGGTTGGCAGTGAACAGGAGATTCAAAAGGGACAATGAGCCGGAAGCGGATTTCATTTCGTGTGTGACATTCGGCAAGAATGGTGAATTTGCAGAAAAGTATCTTCACAAGGGTATGAAGATTGCTGTTTCTGGAAGAATTCAGACCGGATCATATACAGACAAGGACGGTGTGAAGCACTACACTACAGACATTGTTGTAGAAGAACACGACTTTTGTGAAAGTAAAGGAACCAGCGGCCGTAACGATGCAGGCCCGGCACCCACACCGGCGCCAGAGGTCGGGGACGGTTTTATGTCCATCCCTGACGGCATAGACGAGGAATTACCATTTACATAA
- a CDS encoding RusA family crossover junction endodeoxyribonuclease: MKIEFTIPLTPRTKKNSQQIITVNGRSMIIPSKAYKQYEKDCRPFLPSVASINSPVNVKAIYYMPTHRKVDLCNLHEALCDVLVRHGVVCDDNAKIIAAMDGSRVEYDKLNPRTEVTITEFTE; this comes from the coding sequence ATGAAGATTGAATTCACGATACCATTAACACCGAGGACAAAGAAGAACAGCCAGCAGATCATTACAGTGAATGGTCGTTCAATGATTATTCCGAGCAAGGCGTACAAGCAGTATGAAAAGGACTGCAGACCGTTTCTGCCGTCTGTGGCGTCCATTAACAGCCCGGTAAATGTAAAGGCCATTTACTATATGCCTACCCACAGAAAAGTGGATCTGTGCAACCTGCACGAGGCCCTGTGTGATGTCCTTGTTCGCCACGGTGTGGTATGTGACGATAACGCAAAGATCATAGCAGCAATGGACGGTTCGAGGGTTGAGTATGACAAGCTCAACCCTCGAACCGAAGTGACAATTACAGAATTTACAGAATAG
- a CDS encoding DUF4373 domain-containing protein: MGRGAPNKKGLDYFPKMVDFYEDDRIFDLLDRYGPLGVTVYDCILCIVYAHGYYAEIPLDKLSKMIVKMIGNKWVKNNKAVVQVVHFCSEIGLLNDDLMTENIITSAGIQKRYYEIAVKRLRRQPHTDKYWLLGKEENVEPLLNVPLNQISSGNKRINAEEIQNNSAKSTLKEKVKEKDIYMGPPGGENAFRDPGLENAFQLFVACRVKKYGPMTPEQITALRNDLMAMATTDAERLAIVNKSVAGGWKNFYPVSKKSGKKQGTEKPANRFINFDQRSYDFEKLEKQLLGIDEKKQGEE; this comes from the coding sequence GTGGGGCGTGGAGCGCCGAACAAGAAGGGACTGGACTATTTTCCGAAGATGGTCGATTTTTACGAAGACGACCGGATTTTTGATTTACTGGACCGTTACGGCCCACTGGGTGTGACCGTGTATGACTGCATACTCTGTATTGTGTATGCACACGGATACTACGCAGAGATCCCCTTGGATAAGCTATCGAAAATGATCGTTAAGATGATCGGGAACAAGTGGGTGAAGAATAACAAGGCTGTCGTGCAAGTGGTGCACTTCTGCTCTGAGATAGGTCTCCTTAATGATGACCTCATGACGGAAAACATCATCACCTCTGCTGGTATACAGAAGCGCTATTACGAGATAGCAGTAAAGCGCCTGCGAAGACAGCCCCATACGGATAAATATTGGCTTCTCGGAAAAGAAGAAAACGTGGAGCCTTTATTAAATGTACCCTTAAATCAAATTTCTTCGGGAAATAAACGAATTAATGCGGAAGAAATTCAAAATAATTCCGCAAAAAGTACCCTAAAAGAAAAGGTAAAAGAAAAAGATATATATATGGGCCCTCCGGGAGGTGAAAACGCTTTTCGGGATCCCGGCCTTGAAAATGCATTCCAGCTTTTTGTGGCCTGCCGGGTGAAGAAGTACGGGCCAATGACACCGGAGCAGATTACCGCCCTGCGGAATGACCTGATGGCAATGGCAACGACGGATGCTGAACGGCTGGCTATTGTAAATAAATCTGTTGCCGGTGGCTGGAAGAACTTCTATCCGGTGAGCAAGAAATCCGGGAAGAAGCAGGGAACAGAGAAACCAGCAAACCGTTTTATCAACTTTGATCAACGCAGCTATGATTTTGAGAAACTGGAGAAGCAGCTGCTGGGCATTGATGAGAAGAAACAAGGGGAGGAATGA
- a CDS encoding DNA cytosine methyltransferase → MATGYSVDIAINHDPEAIRMHKANHPNTKHYCEDVWQVDPVKVCGGHPVALAWFSPDCKHFSKAKGGKPKDKFIRGLAWVACRWAGLVRPRVIMLENVGEFKTWGPLNRSHRPIKAKQGVTFRRFVQQLEELGYEVQFRELVAADYGAPTMRKRFFLIARCDGQSITWPEPTHGPTDSEAVKAGLLKPYVGAYTQIDFSKPCPSIFDTSEEIKEKYGIRAVRPLAPKTMDRIARGLKKFVLDNPEPFVVWNEMGDVKNPYIVMIGQNGFIKDRSKDVKDPLTTIVSKNEHCLIEPKLAPCIMCNNENNSGAHVESPLPTITTGNRNFVVSPMLIQYHSETTKDETRGQTISEPIMTVDASNRYGLAMPFLSKFYKSGTGQDLREPLHTVTTSPGHFGEVRVFLAKYYGQGTGQDIREPLDTVTSKDRFGLVTVYGVDYQIVDIGLRMLEPKELYGCQGFPEDYIIDHDCTGKVYSRSEQVKRCGNAVCPPIPAALVKANLPELCVAQRTGNIVIKEEDTGQLRLA, encoded by the coding sequence ATGGCAACGGGATACAGTGTTGATATAGCTATCAACCATGATCCGGAAGCAATTAGAATGCATAAAGCCAATCATCCCAATACCAAACATTATTGTGAGGATGTCTGGCAGGTGGATCCAGTTAAGGTCTGTGGGGGTCATCCTGTAGCATTGGCATGGTTTTCGCCGGATTGCAAACATTTCAGTAAGGCTAAAGGTGGAAAACCTAAGGACAAATTTATCCGCGGTCTGGCATGGGTAGCATGCAGATGGGCTGGGCTTGTTCGACCAAGAGTAATAATGCTGGAAAATGTGGGGGAATTTAAAACCTGGGGACCGCTGAATCGCAGTCACAGACCGATTAAGGCCAAGCAGGGCGTGACATTCAGGCGGTTTGTTCAGCAGTTGGAGGAGTTGGGCTATGAAGTACAGTTCCGGGAACTGGTGGCTGCTGACTATGGAGCGCCGACCATGCGGAAGAGATTCTTTCTGATTGCCCGGTGCGACGGTCAGTCGATTACGTGGCCGGAACCTACGCATGGACCGACGGACAGCGAAGCAGTTAAGGCTGGTTTGCTTAAACCCTACGTTGGGGCGTATACGCAGATAGATTTTAGTAAGCCATGCCCGTCAATTTTTGATACGTCAGAGGAAATAAAAGAAAAATACGGTATCCGAGCAGTGAGGCCACTGGCTCCGAAAACGATGGATCGGATAGCCAGAGGGTTGAAAAAATTTGTGCTGGATAATCCGGAGCCGTTCGTCGTTTGGAATGAGATGGGAGACGTGAAGAACCCGTACATAGTGATGATTGGTCAGAATGGATTTATCAAAGATAGAAGCAAAGATGTAAAAGATCCACTCACTACGATTGTAAGCAAGAATGAACACTGCTTGATAGAGCCAAAGCTGGCACCATGTATCATGTGTAATAATGAGAACAACTCCGGGGCGCACGTAGAGAGCCCGCTCCCGACCATTACAACGGGGAACCGAAATTTCGTGGTGTCGCCGATGCTGATACAGTACCATTCCGAGACAACCAAAGATGAAACGCGGGGACAGACAATCTCAGAACCAATCATGACTGTAGATGCTTCCAACAGATATGGTCTGGCTATGCCATTTCTTAGTAAGTTTTATAAGTCTGGCACTGGACAAGATTTAAGGGAGCCGTTGCATACTGTAACCACGTCACCGGGACACTTCGGGGAAGTCAGGGTATTTCTGGCGAAATATTATGGACAGGGAACCGGACAGGATATCAGAGAACCTTTGGATACAGTTACATCCAAGGATAGATTTGGACTTGTGACTGTTTATGGTGTGGATTATCAAATTGTAGATATCGGACTTCGAATGTTAGAACCGAAGGAGCTATACGGTTGCCAGGGGTTTCCTGAAGATTACATAATCGATCACGATTGTACTGGGAAGGTTTACAGTCGGAGTGAACAGGTTAAACGATGCGGAAATGCTGTGTGTCCGCCAATACCTGCGGCATTGGTCAAGGCAAATTTACCAGAGCTGTGCGTTGCACAGAGAACAGGGAATATCGTGATAAAAGAGGAGGACACGGGGCAGTTAAGACTTGCATGA
- the terS gene encoding phage terminase small subunit yields the protein MARAPDKRIEQAKEMYLQGQKLVEIASQLNLPEGTVRRWKCTHKWENERSGNKNERSKKRKRGAQPGNKNSHGGPPGNKKAEKYGFFSKYLPDETREIFHAIEDADPLDLLWHQIQIAYAAIIRAQRIAYVKDQQDKTVEKVEEKKGKVSGERWEVQEAWDKQASFMKAQARAQGELRSMIKQYDEMLHKDWEAASEEQKSRIAQLKAQTDKLTGNNSEVEDMSEIEGDIYGGEQ from the coding sequence ATGGCCAGAGCGCCGGATAAAAGAATAGAGCAGGCAAAAGAGATGTACCTGCAGGGGCAGAAGTTGGTTGAGATTGCAAGTCAACTAAACCTGCCGGAGGGGACGGTCCGGCGCTGGAAGTGCACGCACAAGTGGGAAAACGAACGTTCGGGTAATAAAAACGAGCGTTCGAAAAAACGGAAAAGGGGTGCGCAGCCTGGCAATAAGAACAGCCATGGAGGACCGCCGGGGAATAAAAAGGCGGAGAAGTATGGATTCTTCTCCAAGTACCTCCCAGATGAAACCAGAGAGATTTTTCATGCCATTGAAGACGCCGACCCGTTGGATCTTCTATGGCACCAGATCCAGATTGCGTATGCAGCCATCATTCGGGCGCAGCGGATTGCCTATGTGAAAGATCAGCAGGATAAGACGGTGGAGAAGGTTGAGGAGAAAAAAGGCAAAGTGAGCGGGGAACGCTGGGAGGTGCAGGAGGCATGGGACAAGCAGGCAAGTTTCATGAAGGCCCAGGCCCGTGCTCAAGGAGAATTGCGCAGCATGATCAAGCAGTATGACGAGATGCTGCATAAGGACTGGGAAGCTGCTTCGGAAGAGCAGAAGAGCCGGATCGCACAGCTTAAGGCACAGACTGATAAGCTTACCGGCAATAATTCCGAGGTTGAGGACATGAGCGAAATCGAGGGGGATATTTATGGTGGTGAACAATAG
- a CDS encoding phage portal protein, producing MKYTTMYQAIKKVLDKDEQIDYAMSGDTAALIELWSRVYAGQAPWLDKTTDSAGIAASVSMEIARLVTLEMQSKVEGSGRASYLDKTYQSVLGKLRVQTEYAFAKGNMAFKPYVTPSGISVQYIQADHFFPLSFDTEQITDCAFLDQFRRGDEIYSRIERHTLRGRQLIIRNKAFMSRTDGVLGSEVQIGSVPKWSELSAEMRVDGVSKLPFGYFAVPIGNDRDPASPLGVSVFSRALEKIREADKRYSQINWEYASKETAVHIAQSLLKYRKDTDAFEYPGGKDRLYRAVEYNAGATDKPYMDVFSPEIRDASFYNGWNHQLRSIEFDCNLAYGTLSDPNNTDKTAEEIKASKQRSYSFVQSCQTALQRALEDLVDATAFWCDIYSLCPAGTYHTSFVWDDSIVVDTEKERATDRADVAMGAMSLVEYRMKWYGETEEQAKAAVQRPEETVVE from the coding sequence ATGAAATATACAACAATGTATCAGGCAATCAAGAAGGTTCTGGATAAAGACGAACAGATTGATTATGCGATGTCGGGAGATACGGCGGCGCTGATCGAATTGTGGTCGAGGGTTTATGCAGGGCAGGCGCCATGGCTTGATAAGACAACGGACAGCGCAGGTATTGCGGCGTCAGTGTCAATGGAGATCGCCAGATTGGTGACGCTGGAGATGCAGAGCAAAGTCGAGGGCAGTGGCCGGGCCTCTTATCTGGATAAAACTTACCAGAGCGTACTTGGAAAACTCAGGGTGCAGACAGAATATGCTTTTGCAAAGGGCAATATGGCTTTTAAACCATATGTAACTCCGAGTGGTATTTCTGTTCAGTACATACAGGCAGACCACTTCTTTCCCCTGTCATTTGATACGGAGCAGATCACAGATTGCGCATTCCTGGATCAGTTCAGGCGAGGGGATGAGATCTACAGCCGGATTGAACGGCATACACTGCGAGGCAGGCAGCTGATTATCCGAAACAAGGCATTTATGTCCAGGACAGATGGTGTGCTGGGCAGTGAGGTGCAGATCGGGAGCGTGCCAAAGTGGTCGGAGTTGTCGGCGGAAATGCGGGTTGATGGTGTCAGCAAGCTGCCTTTTGGGTATTTTGCGGTGCCCATCGGTAATGACAGGGATCCGGCCAGTCCGCTGGGGGTATCGGTGTTTTCCCGAGCTCTTGAAAAGATCAGGGAGGCAGATAAGAGATATTCACAGATCAACTGGGAATATGCCTCCAAAGAGACCGCGGTGCATATCGCACAGAGCCTGCTGAAATACCGAAAGGATACAGATGCCTTTGAGTATCCGGGCGGCAAGGACCGGCTGTACCGTGCGGTGGAATACAATGCCGGGGCAACAGATAAGCCTTACATGGATGTGTTTTCACCGGAAATCCGTGATGCGTCCTTTTACAACGGTTGGAATCATCAGCTTCGCTCCATCGAATTTGACTGCAATCTGGCCTATGGTACGCTGTCTGATCCGAATAATACGGACAAGACGGCAGAGGAGATCAAGGCAAGTAAGCAGCGGTCGTACTCCTTCGTGCAGAGCTGCCAGACGGCGCTGCAGAGAGCGTTGGAAGATCTGGTGGATGCAACAGCCTTCTGGTGCGATATTTACAGCCTGTGCCCGGCTGGCACTTATCATACGTCCTTTGTCTGGGACGACAGCATTGTGGTTGACACGGAAAAAGAACGGGCGACAGATCGAGCTGATGTGGCCATGGGCGCCATGTCCTTGGTAGAGTACCGCATGAAATGGTATGGTGAAACCGAAGAACAGGCAAAAGCCGCCGTGCAGCGGCCAGAAGAGACGGTGGTTGAATGA
- a CDS encoding phage minor capsid protein: MTQGEIEKLALKTGNIFSQLEMRIMTDIVRRIRENGFSTASADRQIMLMQKLGESEESIKAWIKEALKASDEEMDRIFSDEVYRQYYGFDRAYKVKGFQQIPLEDNVELQQLIGAVKKQLSGEYENLAASMGFAVRNPQTGRLQYPKLMEYYRTTMDNAISDIQSGAFDYGTVLQRTVNQMTASGVRWVDYDSGVHRRIDVAARMAVLTGFRQVQGKINEQVAAQLGTDTYEVTYHVGARPTHQPWQGRVWSMRELIDVCGLGTVTGLKGANCYHDYNAFIPGVSARTYTDEQLEEMMAEENRPKMYAGKDYTTYEALQQQRKMERNMRATRQQVKLLEEGGADEMAVIIKKARYQGQMQNYVDFSQRMGLPQQKQRITQDGLRGRFTPIKTELEKMAPSTLKNAVGQDIIEVKRATLIAEPNSITQVTKKKGGIERNYYDQNGRQYKQVSNNNHGNAKMHPYGKNGEHAHDYVYEEGKLIDRPTRELTEDERKENEDIL, from the coding sequence ATGACCCAGGGAGAAATTGAAAAGCTGGCATTAAAAACCGGCAATATCTTTTCACAGCTGGAAATGAGGATCATGACAGACATTGTCCGGCGGATCCGGGAGAATGGATTTTCGACAGCCTCTGCTGATCGTCAGATTATGCTTATGCAGAAGCTGGGAGAATCAGAGGAAAGCATAAAGGCCTGGATCAAAGAGGCGCTTAAAGCCTCGGATGAGGAAATGGATCGCATTTTTTCGGATGAAGTGTATAGGCAATACTATGGCTTTGATCGGGCGTATAAAGTCAAAGGATTTCAGCAGATTCCGTTGGAGGACAATGTGGAGCTGCAGCAACTGATAGGGGCAGTAAAGAAACAGCTCTCCGGGGAATATGAAAATCTTGCGGCATCCATGGGATTTGCTGTCAGGAACCCACAGACTGGCAGGCTGCAATATCCCAAACTGATGGAATACTATAGAACCACCATGGATAATGCCATATCCGACATCCAGTCCGGTGCTTTTGATTACGGCACTGTCCTGCAGCGTACCGTCAACCAGATGACCGCTTCCGGCGTCCGGTGGGTTGACTATGATTCGGGTGTACACCGTCGCATTGATGTGGCTGCCAGAATGGCCGTGCTGACTGGTTTCCGGCAGGTGCAGGGCAAGATTAATGAGCAGGTGGCGGCGCAGCTTGGTACAGATACCTATGAGGTGACCTATCACGTGGGGGCCCGTCCTACGCATCAGCCCTGGCAGGGGCGGGTATGGAGCATGCGGGAGCTGATCGACGTCTGCGGACTTGGAACCGTGACAGGGCTTAAAGGGGCAAACTGTTACCATGATTACAACGCTTTTATCCCTGGCGTATCCGCCCGAACATACACGGATGAGCAGCTGGAGGAGATGATGGCCGAAGAGAATCGGCCAAAGATGTACGCCGGGAAGGACTACACCACATACGAGGCGCTACAGCAACAGCGTAAGATGGAGCGGAATATGCGGGCTACCCGCCAGCAGGTCAAGCTTCTGGAAGAGGGCGGCGCCGATGAGATGGCCGTTATTATAAAAAAGGCCAGATATCAGGGGCAGATGCAGAACTATGTGGATTTTTCTCAGCGAATGGGACTACCCCAGCAAAAGCAGAGAATCACGCAGGATGGGCTGCGTGGAAGATTTACACCGATAAAGACAGAACTTGAAAAAATGGCACCTTCGACATTGAAAAACGCGGTAGGGCAGGATATAATCGAAGTTAAGAGAGCTACGCTAATTGCGGAACCGAACAGCATTACCCAGGTGACGAAAAAGAAGGGCGGAATTGAAAGAAATTATTATGATCAAAATGGCAGACAATACAAGCAGGTCAGCAATAATAATCATGGGAATGCTAAAATGCATCCCTATGGCAAAAACGGAGAACATGCACATGATTATGTGTATGAAGAAGGAAAACTGATTGACCGTCCAACCAGGGAGCTGACAGAGGACGAAAGAAAGGAGAACGAGGATATATTATGA